The Lathyrus oleraceus cultivar Zhongwan6 chromosome 5, CAAS_Psat_ZW6_1.0, whole genome shotgun sequence genome includes the window AAAAAAGCTAGGTACATAATTTATAATCAAGTTTGTTTTTGTTATTTAGATTAATTTGTTTTTATTCATAATCTATAATTAATTTGTTTTAAAAGCTAGGTACATaatttataatttgtttttatcATTCTCCACCGTTTAAAAAAGGATAATAATAACACagtttttttttatgtttaggttaatttgtttttatttatttaccGCAAAAGTCAAAAATAAgttcttttcttaatcaaaaaacCTTTCAAATTAAAACAATTTGTTTTTTTAGAAAAAAGGCATTAGCCTTAAAATAACCCTTCCttatcaaaaatataaaaaaaaaaatatataataacttttcttttcaacaaagaaaaatatcaaaaatTCAGTTTGGACTTATCCGTTTCATTTTCGTCTAACCCCGGTTAATTTGTTTGTTTCAGTTTATCATTATCATTTCATTTGTTCGTTTTTGTCCCATGGATGTAATTTATGCGAGGCCATGGTCGCGGTTTATTTTATTTCGCATTTTTGGGGATTTGTAATTTACGCGAGTGGTCGCGATGCTTTCCTTTACTGCTTGctttattttcatattttttatgCCTGCCATGTAATAATTCTGTTGCTTGCATGTTTTTACCATCTTGCCCTCCGAAGGAATTAGGTTTAGCAGTGTGACCGCCGAGTCAATAACCCTAAATTTTGACCCTTTTCAAACCCTTGACTATTTCCAAAACCTCAATAGCCTAGGCGTCCCGCCGTGGACGAAAACGCCCTTTACCCTAGCATTAGGTCAAAGAGTCGCCGTACTCTGCTTTAGGGTTTCCCGCCGTGGAATCCCTAATTTTAACCCTAATTTCAATTCAATGCCTCAACGTAGAAATAGGAGTTTCAACGCTCCACGTAAGCGTTTCCTTAAGAAATGCTTATGCCCCATCGAAACCTTGACCACAGTCAAGAAGTTTCTAGCCTCCCTTTCGAGGGGAACTACAATTACTCTGATTCCATTCCCGTCaggatatgtaggcacaagatgcgacGTCTTGCCGAGTAAACTTAGGACTAACCCTTAGGTCTCTTTTAGGTCACTTTATCCTTTAGCTCAGTACATATTCCAAAcagataataaaaataaaaagacaTACAATAAAcaaaaggttcctgtagagtactacagaagtttagggtgctagtaccttccctaagcttaaccaaccccttacctagTTATCTCCCCGCATTGTGCTTACGATGCAAGTATAGGTTTTTCCTCTTTTGACCTTGTCCTTCGGATAAATCAAAGAGCGGTTGTGAATTAAGAATTGTGATTCAAGCTAATTAATAGTTTGATATCCTAATATTTCCACCGCAACAGAAAatggcgactccactggggagcGACATAATTAAGGTTTGCCCCTATTTTGTTTATTGTATGATATTTTATACTATTAATTGTCTGTATATATTATTGTGTATTATGGGGGGGTATCTTTCTTGTGAGATAAGTCCTACACCCGGATTTGAGTGAACTTATTAAAGGAGGTGATTAGATTCAACGAAGCTTATAGGGAGTTGAATCCCGACCAAGCCGACTTGAGAATCACCGCTCAGTTGAGGCCCTTTTGAAAGGTAGTTCTGTTGAACGAGTAATCGTGAAGACACTTACTATCTTCGATGGGAGCCTATGACACTGAGGACCGTAGTTACCTTAACACCACCTTGGCCTTATCTAGGACGTGGTGCGGGGACTATGAGGGAGTAATCCCAAAATAGTTGCTACGCGATACCACAATCAAAAGAggttctcttgagaatattattaaCCACCGAGTCAATTGGGAAAttgataatatccgaaagatggacTGATGACTTTGGGCACCGATTTAGAACCCTTGTTCCGCAGGTACAATTAACCCTATAGTACATACCTCTGTGGGATGGGTAGACCTTGACTTCCGCTCATACACCTTTAACCTAGGACTTTGTGTGTTTATGTGCATTACATCCATAAAACATCACATTGCATTACATCTCATGGAATTCAAACTTTATTTATGAACATCGCAGGCTACCATGGATTACAATAAGAGAAACACCTTGAAATATTCTTTTAAGAATTTTAAGTTGGATGACCTAAGGAAGCTAGGAGCCTTGGTTGAAGATCAAGAGAGGTTCAAGGACAAATACGGAAGGCTATTATCCTTATTGAGAATCCAAGTGAAGGATGGGCTTCTTTCTACGTTactacagttctatgatccggatTACCATTGTTTCACGTTCCCAGATTATCAGCTATTACCTACCTTAGAAGAGTACTCTCAGTTGGTGGGGTTACCTATTTTGGATAGGTCTCCGTTCCCTTTCTTAGAGAAGAACCCTAAAGAGGAAGACATTGCTAAAGCCATATGCTTAAAGGTGTCCGACATCAAAGGCAATATGATCGCCAAAGGCGGAACTGTAGGGTTACCTACGCATTTCTTAATCAAGAAAGCCCAATATTATGCCGATCATTTAAGCATGCCTACCTTTGAGACAATCCTTGCTTTGCTTATTTATGGAATGCTACTCTTCCCAAGTTTTGAAGGATTCGTTGACATTAACGCCATCAAAATATTCATGAAGAACAATCCAGTACCAACGTTATTGGGTAACACTTATCATTCCATACATCTCCGGAATTTTCATGGTGGAGGAATGATCACCTGTTGTGTGCCTTTattatacaagtggtttatttcgcacttgcccAAGTCTTTTTTGAGTCTTGACAAGGGATTTTGGTCACCAAGGGTCATGGCGCTGACACACTCGGACATCGTTTGGTataatcgtgtgtatgatggaATACTAATTATTGACAGCTGTGGAGACTTTGCCAACGTACCTTTACTTGGTTTTAATGGAGGCATCAGCTACAATCCAGTCCTAGCTCGCCGACAGTTAGGGTATCCCTTGAAACAACCGCCTAAAAGTGTTCATGTGGAGAAAATATTCTTTAAGGGTGACAAAGAACTTCAAGATCAGATTGTATCCGCTTGGCATCATTTGCACAAGAAGGGCAAAAAAAGTTTGGGAAAGCTGAATTGTGTGTCTATGGAACCTTATCTTCGTTGGGTCCGGGAAAGAGCCATCAAGCTGAAGATGCCTTATCCTCGCCAAGATCCTTTACCTCCTAGAAGAGAACCTGTTTTAGTATTCATGTCCGAAGCTGAAAAGTTGGAAATCGCTTTGAAGAGAGCACAACATGAGGCAGAAACGTGGAAAAATAAATATCAGGTTATCGTCAGTGAGAATGAAGAGCTACAAAAGCAGCTGCAGGCGAAGAATGAAGAAGTGCTTTCCTACAAAAAGAGAAGAATCTACGAGGATTTATTTTCCTCCGACTCTCCGCCTACTCGTTGAAGTCGTGGACTACGCTTCCTTAGGGCTTTCGTAGCTTTTATTTAGCTATTTTCTTGTTAAGGTTTTTTAAGAATATTTATTTGTAATTCATTTTCAAATTAATAAATAAAGATCCCAGTGGTATTCCGCGATATTCGTAAAGGCTTGAATTCCATGAAATCTTTCATTCGCACTTTGCATCACATTTTGCATTTCATGTGTCTCCCGGTTGTCTCATACTCGGTTCTCTCGCGTACAGTTTCGTCACCCTGAATCGATACAACACTAGAGCTCAAGCTCGAAGAAGGATGGAAGAGCACGCTCAAGAGATGGATCGCGTTAACAACGAGCTAGCAGACCTTCGAGGGAATGTAGGAACAATTATGGAACTACTTCAGGTTATCAATGCAAAAATGGATACTCAGCCTACTGTGGTTTCTGAGATCAACACTACCGCTGCTGTAGATCCGCCGGTTGTTTCAGTTGAGAACCCGTTTCCTTATGGTCTTTCGCAGAGTTTCATACATCCGCCTGTTGTTACGTCAGTTCAACAAACTATGCCGGTTGCACAAAGTGGTCAACAAGCCATGCCCGTTATACAGAACGTTCAACAGACTGTGCCTTTGGTTCCCAAGCCTCCAAAGGCGATCCCTACCTTCACACAAGCTAATGTCCATACTCGGGTGCAGCCTTATCTTAATGAGCCTGTTTATGAAATGTTGGATGATAATGATGAAGGGTACCAGCCGCGTGATAGGCTCCGTGAGGAGGTTGTTACTATTGATAAAAGATTAAGAAAGATGGAAGGAGACCAGATCTTTGGTGCTGCTGCTAGAGACATCTGTTTGGTTTCCGGTTTAGTTATTCCGCCAAAGTTCAAGACTCCGAACTTTAACTGCTATGAAGGGACTACATGTCCGAAAAGCCATTTGATAATGTACTACCGTAGGATGGCTGCCCACGTGGAAAATGACAAGTTGATGATCCACTGTTTTCAAGACAGTCTGAAAGGTGCCTCGTCGAAGTGGTATTTAACATTGGACCAATCTCGCATCAAGTCTTTTCAAGATTTGTCTGACGCTTTCATTAAGCActataagtacaacatggactTGGCTCCTGACAGGAGACAACTTTTGAGTATGACGCAGAAAAATTCTGAAACctttaaggaatacgcccagcGATGGAGGGAAATTGCTTCCCAGGTTGAACCTCCATTGACTGATAAAGAATTAGCTGACTGGTTTGTTGACACCGTTCGTCCTGAGTTCTACGAAAGGATGGTGGGTAGTGTAACCACGAATTTCGCTGATATTGTTGCTGTTGGAGTAAAGGTTGAATTAGCTATGAAGAGTGGAAAGATGTCCAGTGGTTCTAGCAGTATGAGTTCGAAGGACCAAGCTAAGAAGACTTCCGTCAATCCTcagagaaagaaggaaggagagACTCATGCTGTGTCTTCAGATAGGAGAAGGAATAGGAAGTATCAATATCCGCCACAGTATGCCCAACCACAGGGATACCCGGTTCAGTATGCACCATCGCCATACGTGGCTGCTGTTGCACCATCTTTTAACCAACAAGCTCCACAAGCGCCCGTTTATCAGCCCATGCAACAGGTTCCTGGTTATCCGCCTCTGGTTTATCCTCCTCCGAATTATCAACAAGCATCCAACGCTCAGGCGAGTCAACAACCGAGGAACCAGGCACCTCGCCAGAATGCTCCAAGGAGACTATACAAGACTTGTCCACCGATTCCGATGACGTTCACCGAGTTGTATCCTTACTTAGTGCAACGCGGTTTGGTCACTACTCGAGCTTTGGGACCGCCTCCGAATCCTTTGCCAGCCAACTACAACGCCGCCGCTCATTGTTTATTTCATGAGGGTGCGCCAGGTCACGATTTGGAGAACTGTTATGCTTTGAAAAACCTTGTGAGGGATCTGATGGAAAAGAAGATTTTGTCATTCAACGATCCGCCGCCCAATGTCAAAAGTAACCCTTTGCCTGACCATGGGGCTGTTAATGCCATTGATGCTTCGTCTGAAGAGAATTCTATCCTTGATGTAGCTCAGATTAAGACTCCGCTCAAGGAATTCCATTCAAAGCTGTTTCAAGCAGGCCTAGTATCTGTTTCCCATATCGGTTGTACGAACTGTAAGGGATGTGATAAGGGTTGTGTTATGGTTCGGAAAGACGTTCAGAGATTGATTGATGATGGTTTTTTGCAAGTAGTTAACCAGGTGAAAGAAGTAGCCGCAATTGAGCCTACCTTCAACTTGTCAGAATCAAGGGGTAGGATACCAGTGTTTAATTTGCCAGCACCAAATTCTGTCATGCCAGTGTTCAGTATACCGACTCCCGTTACTCCAACAGTGGACCAGCCTAAACCGTTGATTATCCAAAAACCGAGTCCATTTCCATTCAGTGATCCCAAAGCAGTACCTTGGAAGTATGGTGTAACCGCGATTGACAAAGAATCTGGGAAGGTTATTCCAAGAGAAGAAGTGAAGGTTGATGGTGAAAGTGTGACTAACATAGCTGGGGCAAGCAGGATGACTCGCAGTGGTCGCGTGTACACTCCCCGTTTTGATGAGGCTCCACCTAGAGAGACAACTACTAACACTGCTGGGCCTGCCAGAGATAAAAATAAAGAGGTTGTTACTAATGATGCAGATGCTGAATTCTTAAGGATCATCAGGAAGAGTGATTACAAAGTCATTGATCAGCTTCATCAGACCCCTTCGAAGATCTCTATCCTGTCTCTGTTATTGAATTCACCCGCTCATAGGGCTGCTTTGCAGAAAGTATTGACGCAAGCTCATGTCGCTCAAGATATTACTACCGGTCAGTTTGATAGTGTGATCGCCAATATTACCGCATGTAATACTCTTAGCttcagcaatgaagagctaccGAAAGAGGGCCCGAATCATAACCGTGCTTTGCACATATCAGCGAAGTGTCAAGAGGATAATTTAGCCAGGGTGCTTGTGGATACCGGTTCATCTTTGAACGTCCTACCCAAGAGAGTTCTTAGTAAGTTGGCTTACAAAGAAACTATGGTGAAGCCTACTTCTTTGATTGTCAaggcgtttgatggttctcgtagAGCTGTGATTGGAGAAGTGGAACTTCCAATTCTGATTGGTCCGCATGTTTTCAATATcactttccaagtcatggatatcaaTCCCAATTACAGCTGTCTACTTGGAAGACcttggatccatgctgctggggctGTGACTTCTACCTTGCACCAAAAGATGAAGTTTGTAGTTGATGATAAGCTGGTGATTATTCACGATGAGGAGGATTTAATGGTCAGTAATTTATCTTCGTTCCGTTATATTGAGGCCGATGAAGACGcgttggaaacttctttccaagcaCTTGAGATCGCCAATGCTGTGTTAGTGGAGGTCGAAGAGACTGTGGAAGGCCAGAGTAATCCATCTTTTTCATCCTTAAAGAGTACCAGATCAACAATTGACAGGGGCATTCCTGAAGGTTGGGGAGAGATAATCAACGTCAAGACCAAAACTGATCGCCACAGGTTGGGTTACAGACCAACTCATGATAAAGCTTCTACAAATGTCGAAGGGCGTCCGAAGATTTACCAAGAAGTTTTTATCAGCGGAGGTTTTCAAGTTAATACCGTCAGCGATGGTGATGAAAATGACGATTTAAGCAACCTGGTGTTCAAGAGTAGTGCAACATTGAGCAACTGGGAGGCTATTGAGATTCCTGTTATTTTTCCAGTGTCAAAGtaatttaatttttcatttgTGTTTTCAAATCCATTAGCTCTGCCCCAGGCTATTGGCTCGCGTTGTAGAGCCACCTTTCATTTCAAACAATTATTAATAAATGCATTTTGTTCTGTTCCAAGTTGTTCCACTGTTTTTTTTTTCACCTTTAAAAATGAAATtggcaatcttttcaaaaacaaacTAAAATGCATTTTCACTTCTCTCATTTTCATTAAACATTTAATAAAATAAGCCTTTCAACATGCAGTGACATTACAAACCTTGTTGAATCCAATGACGATATTGTCTCTCCTGATTGGGATTCACCCATTTATCAAGTTGAAGATGAGGGTGAGGAAGATTCTGAAGTACCTACTGAACTGACAAAGTTGGTCGAGTACGAGTACACGGAACTTCAACCAGATAAGGAGCAGGTAGATTTGGTTGATCTTGGCACAGACGAGGACAAGAAAGAGGTCAAGGTTGGTACAATGCTTGGGGCTGAGATCAAGCAGGGGTTGATAAAGCTTTTGAAGGAATACGTTGATGTgttcgcatggtcgtatcaagatatgccaggtttagacACATATATTGTAGTTCACAAACTACCGCTTAAGCCAGAATGTCCTCCTGTCAAACAGAAACTTCGAAGAACGAGACCTGACATGGCTTTAAAGATTCGAGATGAGGTTAAGAaacagttggatgcgggtttCCTTGCAGTTGCAAAGTATCCTGAttgggttgccaacattgttccaGTGCCCAAAAAGGACGGTAAGGTCAGAATGTGCGTAGACTACAGGGatctgaacaaagctagtccaaaagactATTTCCCATTGCCTCATATTGATACCCTTATCGACAATACAGCTAGTTTTGCGgttttctcatttatggatggtttctccggttataatcatATCAAGATGGATCCAGCCGACCGAGAAAAGACTACATTTATTACCCCTTGGGGGACCTTCTGCTACAAAGTtatgcctttcggtttgaagaacgcagGGGCAACCTATCAGTGGGCCATGACTGCCctcttccatgacatgatgcacaaagaaattgaagtttatgtggatgatatgatcGCCAAATCTCGAAACGAAGAGGACCATTTGGATCATTTGATAAAGTTATTTGAACGACTCAGAAAGTACCAGTTGAAGCTGAATCCCGCTAAGTGTACCTTTAGTATTCGATCTGGAAAACTACTTGGTTTTATTGTCAGTCAGCGAGGAATTGAAGTAGACCCTGATAAAGTCCGAGCCATTCGAGACATGCCAACTCCGCAAACTGAAACACAAGTCAGATGTTTTCTGGGGCGTTTAAACTATATTTCCAGGTTTATCTCTAATTTGACTGCTACTTGTGAACCGATCTTCAAGTTGCTATGCAAAGGCCAGACTATGGATTGGAATCCTGACTGTCAGCGGGCATTTGAAAAGATCAAGGATTACTTGCAAGAGCCTCCTATCTTAATCCCTCCtattcttggaagaccattgtTCATGTACCTTACCGTTCTTGAGAAGTCTATGGGTTGCGTACTTGGGCAACATGATGAGACTGGAAGGAAGGAACATGCCATATACTatctaagtaagaagttcactgattgtgaaaacagatattcactcttggagaagacttgttgtgcGCTAGCATGGGCTGCTAGACGTCTCCGGCAGTACATGATTTGTCATACCACATTATTGATTTCGaagatggatccaataaagtacatttTCGAAAAGCCGGCTCAGACGGGGAGGCTTGCCCGTTGGCACATGTTGCTATCAGAATATGACATCCAGTACGTACCgcagaaagctatcaaaggaagTATTTTATCAGATTATCTGGCAGATCAGCCCGTAGAAGATTATGAGCCTCTCAagttcgactttcctgatgaagacatcCTATTGATAAAGAGAGATTATGAAGAGCCAGGTCCTGAGGAAGGTCCGGAACCGGGTCTCTGGTGGAGGATGATGTTTGATGGTTCTTCAAATTACAGTGGGCATGGTATAGGCGCAGTTCTGATGAATCCGAAAGGTGGGTTCACCCCATTTACAGCAAGGTTAGACTTTGAATGCACGAACAATATCGCTGAATATGAAGCATGCATCCTTGGCCTTGAAGCAGCTATTGACCTCCGAATCAAACTTCTTGAAGTAAgtggagattcagctttggttatCTATCAAGTGAAAGGTGAATGGGAAACCAAGAATGAGAAGCTAGTCCCTTACAAAGCCTATATTGTGGAGTTGATTAAATACTTCGATGAGATCAAGTTCGAGCATGTTCCGAGGTCTGAGAATCATA containing:
- the LOC127079009 gene encoding uncharacterized protein LOC127079009, translating into MDYNKRNTLKYSFKNFKLDDLRKLGALVEDQERFKDKYGRLLSLLRIQVKDGLLSTLLQFYDPDYHCFTFPDYQLLPTLEEYSQLVGLPILDRSPFPFLEKNPKEEDIAKAICLKVSDIKGNMIAKGGTVGLPTHFLIKKAQYYADHLSMPTFETILALLIYGMLLFPSFEGFVDINAIKIFMKNNPVPTLLGNTYHSIHLRNFHGGGMITCCVPLLYKWFISHLPKSFLSLDKGFWSPRVMALTHSDIVWYNRVYDGILIIDSCGDFANVPLLGFNGGISYNPVLARRQLGYPLKQPPKSVHVEKIFFKGDKELQDQIVSAWHHLHKKGKKSLGKLNCVSMEPYLRWVRERAIKLKMPYPRQDPLPPRREPVLVFMSEAEKLEIALKRAQHEAETWKNKYQVIVSENEELQKQLQAKNEEVLSYKKRRIYEDLFSSDSPPTR